A region of the Acidobacteriota bacterium genome:
CGATCAGGAAGGTGTTCGCCACATCCAGTTGCAACAATTCGCGCGCGGCCAACTGATGATCCAGCCAATCCACCGTGCGATTTTGCAGATAGGCCAGCGGGTCATGTTTCGCCGTGCCGGGCAACTCGTGTTCGCACAAGACGACCTGCTTCTTCCAGGCGTTCAGCAAATCCGCCGGATTCGACGAAGGGACGCCGTTGACCATATCGCCGCGCTGCACCGTCTGACCGCCGTAGCCCCACGCGCTGACGCCTTTGACATCGGTCACCTGGCCTTTGACATGGAAGCCGCCGATCAGGAAGTTGTAGCCTTCGTCTTTGAGGTACTGAAAAATCGAGCGCGTGTCCTGGCCCATCAAAATCGCGTGCGACGGGTCGTAGTGAATGCGGAAGACATCCCCGACACCGTGCTTCTCACAAATCTGATGCAGCGCGATCCAGGTGCCCGGCGTGTAGGCGATGTTGTTATGCCAATTGTCGCCCGGCACCCAGCCCGGCATCGGGCACTGTTCGTTGCGGTATTGCAGGCCGCGCTCTTTGGCGTATTGCAGCAGCGGGATGAAGTGCTCTTCAAAATCAATCAGGTTGGCGTCCATGTTCAACTGCTGATTGCGACCGACAAAACCGCAGACGGCTTCGGCGCCCAGCAACACGGCTGCATCCATCGAACGTCTCATGAAGTCGTGTTTGGATTTTCGGGTGGCCGGATCGTGGTGGAGCATATTGTCGAAATAACCGACATCCGAAATGCCGACGTGATTCGCGTCTAAACAAGCGCGCACACGTTTGGCGCGGCTTTCATCGAACGGTTGCCGCAGATCAAGCGTGTTCGCCACTGGATCGAGCATCGCTTCGGGCGGAATGTCGGTTTGGTCGGGATGGACGGCGGCGGAAAGCTGGATGTACTGCACGCCGAGTTCGCGGGCGAATGCGACCCATTCCTCGATGGCGAGATCGGGGTCGGGGTCGCGCTTTTCGCGCGGCGTGAGTTCTTGCAAGGCGGCGGTCAAGACGCCGACTTTCATGAATTTCGGGTCAAATGCTGCGACGGACATGGGCAGAAGCTCCTTCGGATGTGTTGCCAAATTACTGAAAACGAGTTGAATGAATTGCACGATGACCGTGTGCAGAAGGGAAGTTAGGTCATCGCGGCGCAGTGTGCCCGACGCCTTTTGGGGTGTCAAGGTTTGGTATAACCAGCGCATAGCAAGACGGTACCGCGCGCGTGAGCAAGCGGCGATTTGGGAGGGATACCGCTAGCGCAAGGATGACGCACCGCTTGCTCACGCGCGCGGTACCGCCCCAACGTTTTCTATTTCAGACTTGGACACTTAGAATCGCACGCAATGAGCAAAACAACTTGGCAAGTTAAAGAAGCAGAAACCGGCACGCGGCTGGATAAATGGCTGGCGGCGGCGGAACGCCTCAACTCGCGTTCGCGCGCGTTGGCGGCACTGGAAAAAGGGCAGGTCTTCGTCAACGAGGCCGAGCAGTCGGCGGGCGAGGCCGGGCGGCGCTTGCAGCCCGGCGAAACGGTGCGTCTCTGGCTGGATCGTCCGGGCAGCGCGGCGCGGCGCAATTACGCGGGCAGCGGTAAACGCATCGCCGATCTGCATCTGATTTATGAAGACCCGACCTTGCTGGTCGTCAACAAACCGGCGGGGTTGTTGTCGGTACCGTTACCCGCCAAGCCGGATGAGCCTTCGTTATTGGACAAAGTCACGACACACTTACGTGGCCAGGGTTTGAATCGCGCCTTCATCGTGCACCGCATTGACCGCGATACTTCGGGGCTGGTCGTGTTTACGAAAAGCTTCGCGGCGCAGCAGCAACTCAAACACCAATTCGAGCGGCACGAGCCGGAGCGTATCTATTACGCTTTTGTTTACGGCCAGCCACAACCAGACAAAGGGATGTGGCGCGATGAATTGGTTTGGGATCAGGAAGAGTTGAGGCAGAAGGTGGCGAGTGGCCCCGCTAGCAGTAAGCAGGCGGAAAAGCAGGAAGCCGAATGCCAGTATCGTGTGCTGGAAAAATACGCCGAGGCCGCGTTGGTCGAGGTCAGTCTGATCACCGGCAAGCGCAACCAGATTCGCATCCAAGCCGGTTTGCGCGGCCATCCGCTAATTGGCGAGCGCCAGTACGTCTATCAGCACAAACCCGCCGTCAAGCTCGAATTCCCGCGCCAGGCCCTGCACGCGCTGCGGCTGAGTTTTCGCCATCCGCAAGATGGCCGTAAAGTGAAGTTTGAAGCGTCGCTGCCAGCGGACTTGCAAGGCTTGCAACAGCGCTTGCAAGCCAGCCGCGCTGCTTGATCAATAGCCGCCGCGCAGTTTCAACTTACTCAGGATTTGCTGGGCCGCGTCACGCGCCGCCCATTCGATTTGCACTTGCTCGCGGGTCGCGCCGATGGGCGGTTGAGGCATGCCATTTGGTTGCACGGGCATGCCCATGCCAAAGGCGACCTGTTTGCCCGTCTTCGGTTCAAAGACGGTGTAACGCAATTCCAAGCCGTTTGAGGACATGCCCATGCGATCAACTTGCAGTTCAAACAGCACGACATAGACATTGTCGTTATTCTTGGCCACATCCATCGCGTCTTTACGATTCTTGTTACCGCCGGCATCACTGGCTTGCAAGCCGCGCACTTCGCGTTTCAGTTCGTGCGCACAGGCGGCGCGCGCCGTGTCGCTGAAGTAGGACGGGATGCCGATGTCGCCCATGTCCGACATCACTTGAATGCGGGTTTTCAGTTCTTCCGCCTTGGGTTTGTCGCCGTCCTCGGGCGCAACGGTTGATTCGGCCACGGTGCGCGTTTCGGGTTGGTTGACGCCTTGCACGGGTGGCAGCGGATCGGCCTTTTTCTGTTTGCGGCCGGACTGGGCCGACGCCGTGCCGACGAGCAGCAGCAAACAAAAACAGGCGGCAAAAACGAATTGCAGGTGGCGGCGCATAGTTGCTCTCCTTAATTGCAATGGTTGCGGATGTTGATCAGAAGCAGGCGGCGGGATGTTAGTACGATTGCGGCGCGGGCACAATCGGCCCTGACAATCGGCGCAGCATTCGTGACAAGCGCGGGCGTGTTCATTACAATCCGCCGCTTGCTGGGTCGTATCGGTTACGCAGAAATCTGTGACGACTGCTTTTCGTTTCAACCAATCTACTTTCAGGAGAACACTGTGCAAACTGGTTTGAATATTCGTGCTCAAGGCGCGCTTGATCTGGTTTCGCTGGGGGCGCTGATTCATCGGCTCGATCCGGGGATCATCCCCTTCCGCAAAGCCACAACCTGCCAGATTCATGTCAGCGGGGGCGAATTCAACGTGGCGGCCAACTTGGCCGATTGTTTTGGGCTGAAAACCGGCATCGCTTCGGCAATGGTGGATTACCCGATTGGCGAATTGATTGCTGAGCGCGTGAAGGCGATGGGCGTCAAGCCCTTTTACAAACGCTTCGCGCACGATGGCGTGATGGGGCCGAATATGGCGACGGTTTATAGCGACCGGGGTTACGGCGTGCGCGCGCCGGTGGTCTTTTATAACCGCTGCAATGAAGCGGCGGCGCAGCTCAAGCCGGGCGATTTCGATTGGGACAAAATCTTTGCGGGCGGCGTGCGCTGGTTTCACAGCGGCGGCATCTTTGCGGCGCTGTCTGAAACGACTGCCGAGTTGATTATCGAAGGCATGAAAGCGGCCAAAGCGGCGGGCGCGGTGACTTCCTTCGATCTGAACTTCCGCGAAAAGCTCTGGAAGATTTCGGGCGGGCAGGATCGCGCTGTTTCCGTCATCGGGCGCATTGTCGAAAACGTGGATGTGCTGGTCGGCAATGAAGAGGATTTGCAAAAAGGTTTGGGCATCGCGGGGCCGGAAGTTGCCGCGACCTCTAAACTCGACCCGAGCGCGTTCTTTGGCATGATTGATCGCGTCGTTGAGAAGCATCCGCACATCAAAGTCGTCGCCACGACCTTGCGCGAAGTCCATTCAACCAGCCGTCACAGTTGGGGCGCGGTGGCCTGGGTCAACGGGCAGGCGCATATTTCGATGACTTGCGATCTGGATGTCTGCGACCGCGTCGGGGGTGGCGATGGCTTTGCCGCCGGATTCTTCTATGGTTTGTTGACGGGCGAATCGCCCGAAGAAGCGTTGAAACTGGGCTGGGCACACGGGGCGTTGCTGACGACCTTCCCCGGCGACACCACGATGGCGACGGTGGAGCAGGTGCGGGCTTTTGCGCAAGGTGGTTCGGCACGAATCCAACGTTAGTCGGGTGCCGCGCACCGGGTCGCAATCAAGCAGTCGCCGCTTCTTCGGCCCAGGCTGGTGTGAGGCCGTAATACAAAACATCCGGGTCAATATCCGCGCCGTTTTCCCAGCCGATGGTGCTGCCGCTAATTTTGACGGTGCGGAAAACGGCAATGTCATTGCGAATCGGCGCAAAGATCGGGCCCCGCAAATACGGCTCCAGGTTTATTTCTTTTTGTACACCGTTCTGAAATGTGAGGCGCACGTTGAACGCCGTGAGTGGCTCAACGGCTTGCACGCGCATCAGTGGGCCTAAATGTTCCATAGTTTGCCAGATTCCTTTCAGTCAAGCGGTGCGATTTGGGAAAGCTGTTGCTGTTGCCGTGCGAGTTGCCAGTTTTGGCGCAATTCGGCGCGGTGTTGTACTGCCCATTCCACGACCATCGCTTGCGCGCGCCGTGGTAAACCGCCACGCAGTACAGCAAGAGTGTCTATCTCGAAGATCACCTCGTATTCGCCATACTCGGCGTGAAAATGCGGCGGTTGGTGGTCATTGTAGTACATATAAATCACGATGCCGAAAAACTGGCTGATGCGAGGCATACTCCCTCCTGAAATTCAATTGTGTGACTTTTGGGTGGTGGTTTACCCGCTGGGGAGGGGTAAATGAATTTTCCTCTTCCCGCATTGGTTTTGCTGCTTGACGGTGTAAGATTGGGCCATCGTCCAAGAAACTCTCGGACATAACTTTATGGCTAATTGTTTTTAGGAGCAAGCATGAATCCGTTAGTGGAATTGCAAAAGCTGGGACAAAGCATCTGGTACGACAACATCCGCCGCGCCATGCTCGACAATGGCGAACTAGCCGGCAAGATTGCCGAGGATGATCTGCGCGGGATGACTTCCAATCCGACGATTTTTGAGAAGGCTATCGCGGGCAGCACCGATTACAACGAAGGTTTCCGCAAACTGCTTGCCGACAATCAAGGCGTGCAGGAAATTTACGAAGGCCTTGCCATCGAAGACATTCAACGCGCCGCCGATCTCTTCAAACCCGTTTACGACCGTACCGACAAAGTGGATGGCTATGTCAGCTTCGAGGTCTCGCCGCTGCTGGCGCACGACACCGAAGGCACGATTGCCGAAGCCAAGCGACTGTGGGCTGCGTTGGGCCGTCCGAATGTGATGATCAAGATTCCCGCCACGCCCGCCGGCCTGCCTGCGATTCGCGCCGTCATCGGGGCCGGCATCAACGTCAACGTGACGATGATCTTCGCGCTCGAAAATTATGCCGAGGTTGCCGAAGCCTATATTTTAGGCTTGGAAGATCGCGCCGCCGCCGGAGAGCCGGTCACGGGCATCGCTTCGGTCGCCAGCGTCTTTGTCAGCCGCATTGATAGCGCCGTGGACAGCCAACTGGAATTTCGCATCCGGCGTTCAACGGACGAAAGCGAAAAGAAAACCTTGACCGACCTGCTCGGCAAAATTGGGATTGCGAACACCAGGCTGATTTACCAACGCTTCAAAGACATCTTCCACGGCGACCGCTTTGCCGTCTTGAAGGCTCAGGGCGCGCGCGTGCAACGGCCTTTGTGGGCGAGCACGGGCACCAAAAATCCGCAGTATCGCGATGTGCTTTACGTCGAAGCCTTCATCGGGCCGGAAACGGTCAACACGGTGCCGCCCGCGACTTACACGGCCTTCCGCGATCACGGGCAAGTGGCGCTGACGCTGGAAACACAACTGGAGGAATCAAAGGCCATCGTCGCCAAGCTGGCGGAGACCGGCATTGATCTGACGCAGGTCACGCAGCAATTGCAGGATGATGGCGTCAAGGCGTTTGCCGATTCGTTCGAGAGCCTGATGTCGAGCATCACCTCGAAACGCGCGACGCTGACCAGCGGCTTGAGCGAACGCATGACCGCCAGCCTGGGCGTACACGCCAGCGCCGTGACCGACGCCGTCAAGCGGGCCGAGAAAGAGCAATGGGTGCGCAAGATTTGGCGCAAGGATGCCGCTTTGTGGAAGAGCGATGAAACGCATCAGAAGATCATTAAGCAGGCGCTCGGCTGGGTCACGGTGCCGGATTTGCTGGCCGACAATGTGGATGAACTCGCCGCCTTCAGTGCGCGCATCCGCAATGACGGTTTCAAACACGTGCTGCTGCTCGGCATGGGCGGCAGCAGTCTCTGCCCCGAAGTCTTTCGCCGCACTTTCGGCAAACAGCCGGGCTTCCCCGAAATTCACGTGCTCGACAGCACCGACCCGGCGACTGTGGCGGCCTTTGAGGCACGGGTTGAGTTGGAGAAGACGCTGTTTGTCGTAGCGAGCAAATCGGGTTCAACGATTGAGCCGCTGATGTTTTACAAATACTTCATCAGCCGGTTGCGTGAATTGAAAGGCGACAAAGCGGGCGAGAATT
Encoded here:
- a CDS encoding TIM barrel protein; this translates as MSVAAFDPKFMKVGVLTAALQELTPREKRDPDPDLAIEEWVAFARELGVQYIQLSAAVHPDQTDIPPEAMLDPVANTLDLRQPFDESRAKRVRACLDANHVGISDVGYFDNMLHHDPATRKSKHDFMRRSMDAAVLLGAEAVCGFVGRNQQLNMDANLIDFEEHFIPLLQYAKERGLQYRNEQCPMPGWVPGDNWHNNIAYTPGTWIALHQICEKHGVGDVFRIHYDPSHAILMGQDTRSIFQYLKDEGYNFLIGGFHVKGQVTDVKGVSAWGYGGQTVQRGDMVNGVPSSNPADLLNAWKKQVVLCEHELPGTAKHDPLAYLQNRTVDWLDHQLAARELLQLDVANTFLIVEHEYPKARIQDKDLLKPILQGSIAFTRKIDEAAACMFALQNEVLAAQGIPVQGVGRQAYRS
- a CDS encoding RluA family pseudouridine synthase; translated protein: MSKTTWQVKEAETGTRLDKWLAAAERLNSRSRALAALEKGQVFVNEAEQSAGEAGRRLQPGETVRLWLDRPGSAARRNYAGSGKRIADLHLIYEDPTLLVVNKPAGLLSVPLPAKPDEPSLLDKVTTHLRGQGLNRAFIVHRIDRDTSGLVVFTKSFAAQQQLKHQFERHEPERIYYAFVYGQPQPDKGMWRDELVWDQEELRQKVASGPASSKQAEKQEAECQYRVLEKYAEAALVEVSLITGKRNQIRIQAGLRGHPLIGERQYVYQHKPAVKLEFPRQALHALRLSFRHPQDGRKVKFEASLPADLQGLQQRLQASRAA
- a CDS encoding sugar kinase, producing MQTGLNIRAQGALDLVSLGALIHRLDPGIIPFRKATTCQIHVSGGEFNVAANLADCFGLKTGIASAMVDYPIGELIAERVKAMGVKPFYKRFAHDGVMGPNMATVYSDRGYGVRAPVVFYNRCNEAAAQLKPGDFDWDKIFAGGVRWFHSGGIFAALSETTAELIIEGMKAAKAAGAVTSFDLNFREKLWKISGGQDRAVSVIGRIVENVDVLVGNEEDLQKGLGIAGPEVAATSKLDPSAFFGMIDRVVEKHPHIKVVATTLREVHSTSRHSWGAVAWVNGQAHISMTCDLDVCDRVGGGDGFAAGFFYGLLTGESPEEALKLGWAHGALLTTFPGDTTMATVEQVRAFAQGGSARIQR
- a CDS encoding DUF2442 domain-containing protein, coding for MEHLGPLMRVQAVEPLTAFNVRLTFQNGVQKEINLEPYLRGPIFAPIRNDIAVFRTVKISGSTIGWENGADIDPDVLYYGLTPAWAEEAATA
- a CDS encoding DUF4160 domain-containing protein — protein: MPRISQFFGIVIYMYYNDHQPPHFHAEYGEYEVIFEIDTLAVLRGGLPRRAQAMVVEWAVQHRAELRQNWQLARQQQQLSQIAPLD
- a CDS encoding bifunctional transaldolase/phosoglucose isomerase — its product is MNPLVELQKLGQSIWYDNIRRAMLDNGELAGKIAEDDLRGMTSNPTIFEKAIAGSTDYNEGFRKLLADNQGVQEIYEGLAIEDIQRAADLFKPVYDRTDKVDGYVSFEVSPLLAHDTEGTIAEAKRLWAALGRPNVMIKIPATPAGLPAIRAVIGAGINVNVTMIFALENYAEVAEAYILGLEDRAAAGEPVTGIASVASVFVSRIDSAVDSQLEFRIRRSTDESEKKTLTDLLGKIGIANTRLIYQRFKDIFHGDRFAVLKAQGARVQRPLWASTGTKNPQYRDVLYVEAFIGPETVNTVPPATYTAFRDHGQVALTLETQLEESKAIVAKLAETGIDLTQVTQQLQDDGVKAFADSFESLMSSITSKRATLTSGLSERMTASLGVHASAVTDAVKRAEKEQWVRKIWRKDAALWKSDETHQKIIKQALGWVTVPDLLADNVDELAAFSARIRNDGFKHVLLLGMGGSSLCPEVFRRTFGKQPGFPEIHVLDSTDPATVAAFEARVELEKTLFVVASKSGSTIEPLMFYKYFISRLRELKGDKAGENFVAITDPGTLMQSMAQGDGFRRIFLNPADIGGRYSALSYFGMVPAALQGFDCKTLIERAERAMHACAPPVPATDNPAVRLGAALGVLALAGRDKLTLTTDARIASLGLWIEQLVAESTGKDGKGIVPVAGEPLAGPELYGQDRVFVHLSIGPVEAETENKLAALAAAGHPVIRRTLTDVLDLGEEFYVWEMATAIAGAVLEINPFDQPNVQESKDNTKALLEEFKQNGKLSEQLLAATGAGLNVYADAATIEALGAGKTAEDFITAHLKRVGASDYVALLAYIQETSEHEAALQAIRTQLRKAWHVAATTGYGPRFLHSTGQLHKGGGDQGVFIQITASTQADVPLPGELFSFGVLKQAQALGDFQALAARNRRALRIDLGDDIAGGLQALWQIVQGLK